From a region of the Constantimarinum furrinae genome:
- a CDS encoding GreA/GreB family elongation factor, with the protein MKYGSLILEKKEYVYLKRILNISGYAEDFETQKSLQRLSEELKNAQIVDEEDMPKDVIRFNSKVMVYSENGWEKTIQLVIPSDKNAKQDKISILTPMGAALFGYSRGDTIEWDFPSGKQQIKIVTVSQENAKNQSEISI; encoded by the coding sequence ATGAAATACGGAAGTTTAATATTAGAAAAGAAAGAATATGTGTATTTAAAGCGCATTCTAAACATCTCGGGATATGCCGAAGATTTTGAAACACAGAAATCTTTACAACGATTGAGTGAAGAACTAAAAAATGCTCAGATTGTAGACGAAGAAGATATGCCTAAAGACGTAATTCGCTTTAACAGTAAAGTAATGGTGTATTCTGAGAACGGCTGGGAAAAAACGATTCAATTAGTAATTCCTTCAGATAAAAATGCGAAGCAGGATAAGATCTCAATTTTAACTCCTATGGGAGCTGCACTTTTTGGCTACTCGAGAGGAGATACTATCGAATGGGACTTTCCGTCGGGCAAACAGCAGATAAAAATTGTTACTGTTAGTCAGGAAAATGCAAAAAATCAATCTGAAATTTCTATTTAA